One stretch of Caldinitratiruptor microaerophilus DNA includes these proteins:
- a CDS encoding DUF1540 domain-containing protein, translating to MARQQIECTVSSCFYWGDGDRCHAERIIVTGNPAGIRNARTEFGQLEGRDAAHSSETQCHTFVPRQQGPKPGIRRLDEV from the coding sequence GTGGCCCGCCAGCAGATCGAGTGCACGGTGAGCAGCTGCTTCTACTGGGGAGACGGCGACCGGTGCCACGCCGAGCGGATCATCGTCACGGGGAACCCGGCCGGGATCCGGAACGCCCGCACTGAGTTCGGCCAGCTGGAGGGGCGGGACGCCGCGCATTCCAGCGAGACCCAGTGCCACACCTTCGTTCCGCGGCAGCAGGGCCCCAAGCCGGGAATCCGGCGGCTCGACGAGGTCTGA
- a CDS encoding YkuS family protein, producing MPGRVAVEPNLAPVRAALEREGFEVVPLEPGATLQVDAIVVTGMSENLAGRGDARGQRAPVIDARGLSAEQVVAEVRRRQLGR from the coding sequence GTGCCAGGGCGCGTAGCCGTGGAGCCGAACCTGGCGCCGGTCCGTGCGGCGCTGGAGCGCGAAGGGTTCGAGGTGGTGCCGCTCGAGCCGGGCGCCACCCTGCAGGTCGACGCGATCGTCGTGACCGGCATGAGCGAGAACCTGGCCGGCCGTGGGGACGCCCGGGGCCAGAGGGCGCCGGTCATCGACGCCCGGGGCCTGAGCGCCGAGCAGGTGGTGGCCGAGGTGCGGCGGCGGCAGCTCGGCCGCTGA
- a CDS encoding Fur family transcriptional regulator has translation MPLLKDIYEKLLERGHKLTPQRWAILNIFLQNKGRHLSADEVYTHLKALYPNNGIATVYRTIDLLVDLGVLKKLEFGDGRARFEIYDPDEPHHHHHLICTRCGSVTEFQDDLMESLEVAIQKKTGFQIQDHIVTFYGLCRSCQAELHQARG, from the coding sequence GTGCCCCTCCTCAAGGACATCTACGAGAAGCTTCTGGAGCGGGGACACAAGCTGACCCCGCAGCGGTGGGCCATCCTCAACATCTTTCTCCAGAACAAGGGCCGGCACCTGAGCGCGGACGAGGTCTACACGCACCTGAAGGCGCTCTACCCGAACAACGGCATCGCCACCGTGTACCGGACCATCGACCTCCTGGTGGACCTGGGAGTCCTCAAGAAGCTGGAGTTCGGCGACGGGCGGGCGCGGTTCGAGATTTACGATCCGGACGAGCCACACCACCACCACCACCTGATCTGCACGCGCTGCGGCAGCGTGACCGAGTTCCAGGACGACCTGATGGAGTCGCTGGAGGTGGCCATCCAGAAGAAGACGGGGTTTCAGATCCAGGATCACATCGTGACGTTCTACGGCCTGTGCCGGAGCTGTCAGGCCGAACTCCACCAGGCCCGGGGCTAG
- a CDS encoding LCP family protein, with amino-acid sequence MKGSRSGWYVVTAVALVIALSIAGAAARRLFGFGGRVGVRAGAEARAEGPSAPSPARLGRTTVLILGVDDRKDSKGRSDTVLVAAVHPKDRVLTLISLPRDTLVEIPGRGYDKLAHAYAYGGTELALATVERMLDIPIDHYARLDFQGFEKIVDALGGIDVNIPKRMYYVDPYDDNGGLVIDFKPGPQHLNGEQALKYARFRHDEEGDWGRMRRQQEVVKLLLDKALSPSVVVRLPGLVRSLYQAVDTDLGLGQLLDFAMAGKEVAQGSQTQGPHLQTLVAGGNDRYLHGVYYLIPDLVKLRTEAYRMLLGAEPPARFLEKAREDQAELEAVVRRWAAQDRGRQEAEKARQAQEAAKAKAGAGEPGSPSEAGNAGRAAGQAPPAAPGGDGAGSAAGSSQAGAAAGGAAGIGTQPGGSEGTAGAGQTGAGGTTGSGTNGGTTGNSGGTTGMTGGGSSPPADGAGAPGGAG; translated from the coding sequence ATGAAGGGTTCCCGATCCGGCTGGTACGTGGTCACGGCGGTGGCCCTGGTGATCGCCCTCAGCATCGCGGGGGCGGCGGCGAGACGCCTTTTCGGCTTCGGGGGGCGGGTCGGCGTCCGCGCGGGGGCCGAGGCCCGGGCGGAAGGGCCGAGCGCGCCCTCGCCGGCTCGCCTCGGCCGCACGACGGTTCTCATCCTGGGCGTCGACGACCGCAAGGACTCCAAGGGGCGATCCGACACCGTGCTGGTCGCGGCGGTTCACCCGAAGGACCGGGTCCTGACCCTCATCTCCTTGCCACGGGACACCCTAGTGGAGATTCCCGGCCGCGGGTACGACAAGCTCGCACACGCCTACGCCTACGGTGGGACGGAGCTGGCGCTGGCCACCGTGGAACGGATGCTCGACATCCCCATCGACCACTACGCCCGGCTGGACTTCCAGGGCTTCGAGAAGATCGTCGACGCGCTCGGCGGCATCGACGTGAACATCCCGAAGCGGATGTACTACGTGGACCCCTACGACGACAACGGCGGCCTCGTGATCGACTTCAAGCCCGGCCCCCAGCACCTGAACGGCGAACAGGCCCTGAAGTACGCCCGCTTCCGCCACGACGAGGAGGGCGACTGGGGGCGGATGCGGCGCCAGCAGGAGGTCGTGAAACTCCTGCTGGACAAGGCGCTGAGCCCCTCGGTGGTGGTGCGCCTGCCGGGACTGGTGAGGTCCCTCTACCAGGCCGTGGACACCGACCTGGGCCTCGGTCAGCTGCTCGACTTCGCGATGGCCGGCAAGGAAGTGGCACAGGGTTCGCAAACCCAGGGCCCGCACCTGCAGACCCTGGTCGCCGGCGGGAACGACCGGTACCTGCACGGCGTCTATTACCTCATCCCGGACCTGGTGAAGCTCCGGACGGAGGCCTACCGGATGCTCCTCGGCGCGGAGCCGCCGGCCCGGTTCCTCGAGAAGGCGCGGGAGGACCAGGCGGAGCTGGAGGCGGTGGTCCGGCGGTGGGCGGCCCAGGACCGGGGGCGGCAGGAGGCGGAGAAGGCCCGGCAGGCCCAGGAGGCGGCGAAGGCGAAGGCGGGTGCCGGTGAGCCCGGCTCCCCCTCGGAGGCGGGCAACGCCGGCCGCGCGGCCGGCCAGGCGCCGCCTGCGGCTCCTGGCGGCGACGGAGCCGGCTCGGCGGCCGGGAGTTCGCAAGCCGGGGCAGCCGCCGGCGGTGCGGCGGGGATTGGCACCCAGCCGGGTGGAAGCGAGGGCACGGCTGGAGCCGGCCAGACCGGCGCAGGTGGAACCACGGGTAGCGGCACGAACGGCGGGACGACAGGGAACAGTGGGGGCACGACCGGCATGACCGGCGGCGGGAGCAGCCCGCCCGCAGACGGCGCAGGGGCGCCGGGCGGGGCCGGTTAG
- a CDS encoding molybdopterin-dependent oxidoreductase has product MARMEIPEEVGARGRFPGFGSLETHPAPEKWERWRELDARAWPRRVEREYTLVPTVCFNCEAACGLLAYVDVQTLEIRKLEGHPLHPASRGRNCAKGPATVTQVSNPDRILYPLRRAGARGEGKWERVSWDEALDDIAGRIRAALLAGRRDSVVYHVGRPGEDLFTERVLLTWGVDGHNSHTNVCSAGARVGYAMWMGIDRPAPDHANARFILLMSSHLEAGHYFNPHAQRIMEAKQAGARIAVVDPRLSNTAAAADWWLSPWPGTEAGMLLAIAHVLIEEGYLNTDFVRRWVNWRQLMADREYLQYLADLGRLERLPPADDFGGFLWLLRELYRPYTPEWAAAECGVEAGALRAIAREIGRAGTAFASHIWRGAAAGHLGGWMVARNLFFLHVLTGSVGTKGGCLPSAYAKFVPKPPTHPHPIEAWNEAHWPKEYPLSHFEMSFLLPHLLERLDKKLDVYFTRVYNPVWTNPDGFSWIEMFLSDRIGLHVALTPTWNETAQYADYVLPMGLGPERHDLHSYETHAKQWVGFRQPVRRVAAERLGRPVGDTRLANPGEVWEENEFWIELSWRIDPDGSLGVRQHHESPYRPGEKIRIDEYYRWIFENGVPGLPEAAERAGLTPFEYMRRHGAFELPGAVYEEHERPVPPQVLAGAAVGPDGGVYTSSPPPKVNYRPYPGPFQDGEGRYRVGVMVEGEARTGFPTPSGLLEFYSTTLRDWGWPEYALPVYPLDEAGRQAMPHITSQVHHARIRWDESEFILLPTFRLPTLIHTRTNGAKWLYETAHHNPLWINPRDARRLGVRTGDLVRVETEIGYLVDRVWVTEAIRPGVVACSHHLGRWRLHEDHGSDRWNSSLVKLERAGTNWQMKQLHGAQPFPSSDPDSSRIGWREAGVHQNLIFPVQPDPISGAHCWHVRARVTKARPEDRYGDIAVDTARSRAVFRRWLELTRPAPGPGGLRRPYWLMRPLKPSPRAYRLVQEVACAPAGDG; this is encoded by the coding sequence ATGGCGCGGATGGAGATCCCCGAGGAGGTCGGCGCCCGGGGGCGTTTCCCCGGGTTCGGCTCCCTGGAGACACACCCGGCACCGGAGAAGTGGGAACGGTGGCGAGAGCTCGACGCCCGGGCGTGGCCCCGGCGGGTCGAACGGGAGTACACCCTGGTCCCCACCGTCTGCTTCAACTGCGAAGCCGCTTGCGGACTCCTGGCCTACGTGGATGTCCAGACCCTGGAGATCCGCAAGCTCGAGGGCCATCCCCTGCATCCGGCCAGCCGGGGTCGGAACTGCGCCAAGGGCCCGGCGACCGTCACCCAGGTGTCGAACCCGGACCGCATCCTCTACCCGCTGCGGCGTGCGGGCGCCCGCGGGGAGGGGAAGTGGGAGCGCGTGAGTTGGGACGAGGCGCTGGACGACATCGCCGGACGGATCCGGGCGGCCCTCCTGGCCGGGCGCCGGGACAGCGTGGTCTACCACGTGGGCCGGCCGGGCGAGGACCTGTTCACCGAGCGGGTGCTGCTCACCTGGGGCGTGGACGGTCACAACTCCCACACGAACGTGTGCTCGGCCGGCGCCCGCGTGGGGTACGCGATGTGGATGGGCATCGACCGCCCGGCGCCCGACCACGCCAACGCCCGGTTCATCCTGCTCATGTCCTCGCACCTGGAGGCGGGACACTACTTCAACCCGCACGCCCAGCGGATCATGGAGGCGAAGCAGGCGGGCGCCCGGATCGCGGTCGTCGACCCCCGGCTCTCGAACACGGCGGCGGCGGCCGACTGGTGGCTGTCGCCCTGGCCGGGCACGGAGGCCGGGATGCTGCTGGCGATCGCCCACGTCCTCATCGAGGAGGGGTACCTCAACACCGACTTCGTGCGCCGGTGGGTGAACTGGCGCCAACTCATGGCGGACCGGGAGTACCTGCAGTACCTGGCCGACCTCGGCCGGCTGGAGCGCCTCCCGCCCGCGGACGACTTCGGCGGCTTCCTGTGGCTCCTGCGGGAACTCTACCGGCCGTACACCCCCGAGTGGGCCGCCGCCGAGTGCGGGGTCGAGGCGGGCGCCCTCCGGGCCATCGCCCGGGAGATCGGCCGGGCGGGCACCGCCTTCGCCAGCCACATCTGGCGCGGCGCCGCGGCCGGGCACCTCGGCGGGTGGATGGTCGCCCGGAACCTGTTCTTCCTGCACGTGCTCACGGGATCCGTCGGGACGAAGGGCGGGTGCCTGCCGAGCGCCTACGCCAAGTTCGTGCCCAAGCCGCCGACCCACCCGCACCCGATCGAGGCGTGGAACGAGGCCCACTGGCCGAAGGAGTACCCGCTCTCCCACTTCGAGATGAGCTTCCTGCTCCCGCACCTCCTGGAGCGGCTCGACAAGAAGCTGGACGTGTACTTCACCCGGGTCTACAACCCAGTCTGGACCAACCCGGACGGGTTCTCGTGGATCGAGATGTTCCTGTCGGACCGCATCGGCCTGCACGTGGCACTCACGCCCACCTGGAACGAGACCGCCCAGTACGCCGACTACGTCCTTCCCATGGGCCTGGGGCCCGAGCGACACGACCTGCACAGTTACGAGACCCACGCAAAGCAGTGGGTCGGCTTCCGCCAGCCCGTGCGGCGGGTGGCGGCGGAGCGCCTCGGCCGGCCGGTCGGGGACACCCGCTTGGCCAACCCGGGCGAGGTGTGGGAGGAAAACGAGTTCTGGATCGAGCTCTCGTGGCGGATCGACCCCGACGGGTCGCTGGGCGTCCGGCAGCACCACGAGTCGCCGTACCGGCCCGGCGAGAAGATCCGCATCGACGAGTACTACCGCTGGATCTTCGAGAACGGCGTGCCCGGGCTTCCGGAGGCCGCCGAGCGCGCGGGCCTCACCCCCTTCGAGTACATGCGCCGGCATGGCGCCTTCGAGCTGCCGGGCGCCGTGTACGAGGAGCACGAGCGGCCCGTGCCTCCCCAGGTCCTCGCCGGGGCGGCCGTGGGGCCGGACGGCGGCGTGTACACCTCGTCGCCGCCGCCCAAGGTGAACTACCGCCCGTATCCCGGGCCCTTCCAGGACGGGGAGGGGCGCTACCGTGTCGGGGTCATGGTGGAGGGCGAGGCGCGGACCGGCTTCCCGACCCCCTCGGGGCTGCTCGAGTTCTACTCCACGACCCTGCGTGACTGGGGCTGGCCCGAGTACGCGCTGCCCGTCTACCCGCTCGACGAGGCCGGCCGCCAGGCCATGCCCCACATCACGAGCCAGGTGCACCACGCACGGATCCGCTGGGACGAGTCGGAGTTCATCCTCCTGCCCACGTTCCGCCTGCCCACGCTCATCCACACCCGTACCAACGGGGCCAAGTGGCTCTACGAGACCGCCCACCACAACCCGCTGTGGATCAACCCGCGCGACGCCCGGCGGCTGGGTGTGCGGACGGGCGATCTGGTACGGGTGGAGACGGAGATCGGCTACCTCGTCGACCGGGTGTGGGTGACGGAGGCCATCCGGCCCGGCGTCGTGGCCTGCTCCCACCACCTCGGCCGCTGGCGCCTCCACGAGGACCACGGCAGCGACCGGTGGAACTCGTCCCTCGTGAAGCTCGAGCGGGCAGGCACGAACTGGCAGATGAAGCAGCTCCACGGGGCTCAGCCCTTCCCGAGCTCCGACCCCGACTCCTCCCGGATCGGGTGGCGGGAGGCGGGCGTGCACCAGAACCTCATCTTCCCGGTCCAGCCGGACCCCATCTCCGGGGCCCACTGCTGGCACGTGCGCGCACGGGTGACCAAGGCCCGGCCCGAGGACCGGTACGGGGACATCGCCGTCGATACCGCCCGCTCCCGGGCGGTCTTCCGGCGGTGGCTCGAGCTGACCCGGCCCGCGCCCGGTCCGGGCGGCCTGCGCCGCCCCTACTGGCTCATGCGGCCGCTCAAGCCGTCGCCCAGGGCCTACCGCCTGGTCCAGGAGGTCGCCTGCGCCCCGGCGGGGGACGGCTGA
- a CDS encoding 4Fe-4S dicluster domain-containing protein, with protein sequence MTLWGKVIDQGKCIGCHACTIACKSEHQVPLGVTRTYVKQVEVGTYPSVQRHFQVTRCNQCEDAPCAAICPVTAMYRRPDGIVDFDRDACIGCKACMAACPYDAIYIDPVSHSAEKCNFCAHRIDQGLEPACVAVCPERAIIVGDLADPESEVSRLVATGKVAVRKPEKETNPKLFYLDASDFTRVPGLAALPPIHATAEQHERYPPEPDLLLELLVREGGFANTRRPAREPRSTAAAAVLQYDVPHGAPWDWRVSAYTWTKSVAAGAYLVPALLAWFGAGLGAGVELAATAVALLFLGLTGALLIADLAHPERFWRILVRPRWNSWLARGAYVITAYGALLAMDLLGRLAGWQGLVVGLRVPGAILGTLTAIYTAFLFAQAKARDLWQNPLLPIHLLVQALVAGAAAVLLLAIASGVEAGPALLWGLAGGAAAHVAVVLSELTIPHGTRDAARAAWHLTRGTYARLFWGGLALAAAAAFAAGAGWGASGAMLALAGLLAYEHAYVQAGQSVPLS encoded by the coding sequence ATGACGCTCTGGGGCAAGGTCATCGACCAGGGGAAGTGCATCGGCTGCCACGCCTGCACGATCGCCTGCAAGTCCGAACACCAGGTGCCGCTGGGCGTCACCCGCACCTACGTCAAGCAGGTCGAGGTGGGCACCTACCCCAGCGTCCAGCGGCACTTCCAGGTGACCCGCTGCAACCAGTGCGAGGACGCGCCGTGCGCTGCCATCTGCCCTGTCACGGCCATGTACCGCCGCCCGGACGGGATCGTGGACTTCGACCGGGACGCGTGCATCGGCTGCAAGGCGTGCATGGCCGCGTGCCCGTACGACGCGATCTATATCGACCCCGTCTCGCACAGCGCCGAGAAGTGCAACTTCTGCGCCCATCGCATCGACCAGGGCCTCGAGCCCGCCTGCGTGGCGGTCTGCCCCGAGCGCGCGATCATCGTGGGCGACCTGGCCGACCCCGAGAGCGAGGTCTCCCGGCTGGTGGCCACGGGCAAGGTCGCGGTGCGCAAGCCCGAGAAGGAGACCAACCCCAAGCTCTTCTACCTCGACGCCAGCGACTTCACGCGCGTGCCGGGGCTGGCCGCCCTGCCCCCGATCCACGCGACGGCGGAGCAGCACGAGCGCTACCCGCCGGAGCCGGACCTCCTGCTCGAGCTCCTGGTGCGGGAGGGCGGCTTCGCCAACACCCGCCGGCCGGCGAGGGAGCCCCGCAGCACCGCCGCGGCGGCCGTCCTGCAGTACGACGTCCCCCACGGCGCTCCCTGGGACTGGCGGGTTTCGGCCTACACGTGGACCAAGTCGGTGGCCGCCGGCGCCTACCTGGTCCCTGCCCTCCTCGCCTGGTTCGGGGCGGGCCTGGGCGCCGGGGTGGAGCTGGCGGCGACGGCGGTCGCCCTCCTCTTCCTGGGCCTGACCGGTGCCCTGCTCATCGCTGACCTGGCCCACCCGGAGCGGTTCTGGCGCATTCTCGTGCGGCCGCGGTGGAACTCCTGGCTTGCGCGGGGCGCGTACGTGATCACCGCCTACGGTGCGCTCCTGGCGATGGACCTGCTGGGCCGGCTGGCCGGCTGGCAGGGCCTGGTGGTCGGGCTACGGGTTCCCGGGGCGATCCTCGGCACCCTGACGGCCATCTACACGGCCTTCCTCTTTGCCCAGGCGAAGGCGCGGGACCTCTGGCAGAACCCGCTGCTGCCCATCCACCTGCTGGTGCAGGCCCTCGTGGCCGGGGCGGCCGCGGTGCTGCTCCTGGCGATCGCCTCCGGCGTGGAGGCCGGGCCGGCGCTCCTGTGGGGCCTGGCGGGCGGCGCCGCCGCGCACGTGGCCGTGGTCCTGTCCGAACTGACCATCCCGCACGGCACCCGGGATGCCGCCCGCGCCGCCTGGCACCTCACCCGGGGCACCTACGCCCGGCTCTTCTGGGGTGGCCTGGCGCTCGCGGCGGCCGCGGCCTTCGCCGCCGGCGCCGGCTGGGGCGCCAGCGGCGCCATGCTGGCCCTGGCCGGGCTCCTGGCGTACGAGCACGCCTACGTCCAGGCCGGCCAGAGCGTTCCACTCAGCTGA
- a CDS encoding sulfurtransferase TusA family protein has translation MKPEKVDSTLDARGLLCPMPVVRASRAIRDLPAGAILEVLATDRGSVTDIPAWCESQKHELLHWEEDGGVFRYYVRKGG, from the coding sequence ATGAAGCCGGAGAAGGTGGATTCCACCCTTGACGCCCGGGGCCTCCTGTGCCCCATGCCGGTCGTCCGCGCCAGCCGGGCGATCCGGGACCTCCCGGCCGGGGCCATCCTGGAGGTCCTCGCCACCGACCGCGGGTCGGTCACCGACATCCCGGCGTGGTGCGAGAGCCAGAAACACGAGCTGCTGCACTGGGAAGAGGACGGCGGGGTCTTCCGCTACTACGTCCGGAAGGGCGGCTGA
- a CDS encoding DsrE/DsrF/DrsH-like family protein, with protein MAVPDRAGEVPAGRTLEEAVEAYLRKRLPDLVAAEVRKALEGDRARQTCRIIASKGTLDWAYPPFILASAAAAMGMDAAVFFTFYGLNLLKRDLRVQVDPIGNPAMPIPVPNLVAALPGVRSAATWMMSDMFRKKGVPSVAELRDVCIESGVRLIACQMTMDVLGFKREDLIDGIEVGGAAAFLNEASRAHVTLFV; from the coding sequence ATGGCTGTGCCGGACCGGGCAGGTGAGGTGCCCGCCGGGCGGACCCTTGAGGAGGCCGTCGAGGCCTACCTCAGGAAACGGCTGCCGGATCTGGTGGCCGCGGAGGTTCGGAAGGCACTGGAGGGTGACCGCGCCAGGCAGACGTGCCGGATCATCGCCTCAAAGGGTACACTCGACTGGGCCTACCCGCCGTTCATCCTGGCCTCCGCCGCCGCCGCCATGGGCATGGACGCGGCCGTCTTCTTCACCTTCTACGGGTTGAACCTGCTGAAGCGGGACCTGCGGGTTCAGGTCGACCCCATCGGTAACCCGGCGATGCCCATCCCGGTTCCCAACCTGGTGGCCGCCTTGCCCGGCGTGCGCAGCGCCGCCACCTGGATGATGTCCGACATGTTCCGGAAGAAGGGGGTCCCCTCCGTCGCCGAGCTCCGGGACGTCTGCATCGAGAGCGGCGTCCGCCTGATCGCCTGCCAGATGACGATGGACGTCCTGGGCTTCAAGCGGGAGGATCTGATCGACGGGATCGAGGTCGGCGGGGCGGCCGCGTTCCTGAACGAGGCGTCGCGCGCCCACGTCACGCTCTTCGTGTAA
- a CDS encoding IclR family transcriptional regulator, which yields MAVERANAYYAQTVARTMQVLEVLGRYPDGLSLADLSRELGAPKSSLFPVLYTLEAEGYVSRSGRGPYRLGLRTFEVGYAYLEHNDLFRSFNAVARQLVEETGETVQMAVLEGTEIVYVAKQEGVRPVRLVSAVGKRVPAHCTALGKALLATLPDGEVERRYGSDPLPAMTPRSITTRRGLLIDLAGVRRRGYAIDREESMEGIACVAAAVRDPRGQVAAISISVPLFRLGEGGPAALAPLVTRAAAEMSRQVGWRPGRGPASASIS from the coding sequence ATGGCCGTGGAGCGTGCGAACGCCTACTACGCCCAGACGGTGGCCCGGACCATGCAGGTGCTGGAGGTGCTCGGCAGGTATCCGGACGGGCTCAGCCTGGCGGACCTCAGCCGGGAGCTGGGGGCCCCGAAAAGCAGCCTGTTCCCTGTGCTGTACACCCTGGAGGCGGAGGGGTACGTGTCCCGGTCCGGCCGCGGGCCATACCGGCTCGGCCTTCGCACCTTCGAGGTGGGCTACGCGTACCTGGAGCACAACGACCTCTTCCGGTCCTTCAACGCCGTGGCGCGCCAGCTCGTGGAGGAGACCGGCGAGACCGTGCAGATGGCCGTCCTGGAGGGCACCGAGATCGTCTACGTGGCCAAGCAGGAGGGCGTGCGGCCGGTCCGGCTGGTGTCCGCGGTGGGGAAGCGGGTCCCGGCGCACTGCACGGCCCTGGGCAAGGCGCTCCTGGCGACCCTGCCGGACGGCGAGGTGGAGCGCCGCTACGGCTCCGACCCGCTGCCGGCCATGACGCCCCGGAGCATCACCACGCGGCGGGGCCTGCTCATCGACCTGGCAGGGGTGCGGCGGCGCGGGTATGCCATCGACCGGGAGGAGTCCATGGAGGGGATCGCCTGCGTGGCGGCCGCAGTGCGGGACCCGCGCGGGCAGGTGGCGGCGATCAGCATCAGCGTGCCGCTCTTCCGCCTCGGCGAGGGCGGCCCGGCGGCGCTGGCCCCGCTCGTCACCCGGGCCGCAGCCGAGATGTCCCGCCAGGTGGGTTGGCGGCCCGGCCGCGGGCCGGCCTCCGCGTCGATTTCGTAA
- a CDS encoding SDH family Clp fold serine proteinase yields the protein MPTADPASLFWFLFLFATFVWPAWERQRIHLRRLWKIHELQRRRGTRVITLIHRQEALSLLGIPLARYINIEDSEQVLRAVRLTPGDMPIDLVLHTPGGLVLAAEQIAAALRRHPARVTVFVPHYAMSGGTLLALAADEIVMDEHAVLGPVDPQLGQFPAASILRAVSRKPVAEVDDETLILADVAEKAVRQVQDFVRELVADKLPPDRAETIVRDLTEGQWTHDYPITFEKLRSYGLPVRAGLPREVYELMELFPQPAGRRPSVQYVPVHDVEPRRRRHP from the coding sequence GTGCCGACGGCCGATCCGGCCAGCCTCTTCTGGTTCCTCTTCCTGTTCGCGACGTTCGTGTGGCCTGCCTGGGAGCGGCAGCGGATCCACCTGCGCCGCCTCTGGAAGATCCACGAACTTCAGCGGCGCCGGGGCACGCGGGTGATCACGCTCATCCACCGGCAGGAGGCCTTGAGCCTCCTGGGTATCCCGCTGGCCCGCTACATCAACATCGAGGACTCCGAGCAGGTGCTCCGGGCCGTCCGCCTCACCCCGGGGGACATGCCCATCGACCTGGTCCTGCACACCCCCGGCGGACTCGTCCTGGCCGCCGAGCAGATCGCCGCCGCGCTTCGCCGCCACCCCGCCAGGGTGACCGTGTTCGTGCCTCACTACGCGATGTCGGGCGGCACCCTGCTGGCGCTGGCGGCGGACGAGATCGTTATGGACGAGCACGCGGTGCTCGGCCCGGTGGATCCCCAGCTCGGCCAGTTCCCCGCCGCCTCCATCCTGCGGGCCGTGAGCCGCAAGCCCGTGGCCGAGGTCGACGACGAGACCCTCATCCTGGCCGACGTCGCGGAGAAGGCCGTGCGCCAGGTGCAGGACTTCGTCCGCGAGCTGGTGGCGGACAAGCTTCCCCCCGACCGGGCGGAGACGATCGTCCGCGACCTCACGGAGGGGCAGTGGACCCATGACTACCCCATCACCTTCGAGAAGCTCCGGTCTTACGGCCTGCCGGTGCGTGCCGGGCTGCCCCGCGAGGTCTACGAACTCATGGAGCTCTTCCCCCAGCCCGCGGGACGTCGCCCCTCCGTGCAGTACGTTCCCGTCCACGACGTGGAGCCCCGCCGGCGCCGCCATCCGTGA
- a CDS encoding spore coat protein: MMSDMAIAMRCSNSLKMEAMQAAMAACESSDPSLRQHFVQACADAIRAQEQVARIMIQRGWYVPAQANGANLQQVQGNLSQWAGMMAGAAMAPGGGAEPRAQI, from the coding sequence ATGATGTCCGACATGGCGATCGCGATGCGCTGCAGTAACAGCCTCAAGATGGAGGCCATGCAGGCGGCCATGGCGGCCTGCGAGTCGTCCGACCCGTCGCTGCGCCAGCACTTCGTGCAGGCGTGCGCCGACGCCATCCGCGCCCAGGAACAGGTGGCGCGGATCATGATCCAGCGCGGGTGGTACGTGCCGGCCCAGGCCAACGGGGCCAACCTGCAGCAGGTGCAGGGCAACCTGAGCCAGTGGGCAGGGATGATGGCCGGCGCAGCCATGGCGCCGGGCGGCGGCGCAGAGCCCCGGGCGCAGATCTAG
- a CDS encoding Hsp20/alpha crystallin family protein, giving the protein MHNLPIQPWPGGGPDSWFAEMRRDLESLAEDMTRMLRHAWGLLSSAWPWAPSPAVQVDDLGSEVAVRVHAPGFDPASLDVRVGPGAVYLAGRARQEYREERPGAARMSTSYGEFRTLVPLPAPVDTSRARATYDGTTIDVRVPKLPQIPIHPA; this is encoded by the coding sequence ATGCATAACCTGCCCATCCAGCCCTGGCCGGGGGGTGGCCCGGACAGCTGGTTCGCGGAGATGCGCCGCGACCTGGAGAGCCTGGCAGAGGACATGACGCGGATGCTCCGGCACGCGTGGGGGCTCTTGTCTTCCGCCTGGCCCTGGGCTCCGTCACCGGCGGTGCAGGTCGACGACCTGGGCAGCGAGGTCGCCGTGCGGGTCCACGCCCCCGGCTTCGACCCCGCGTCCCTGGACGTACGCGTGGGCCCGGGGGCCGTGTACCTGGCGGGCCGGGCCCGCCAGGAGTACCGGGAGGAGCGCCCGGGAGCCGCCCGGATGAGCACGTCGTACGGGGAGTTCCGCACGCTGGTGCCGCTTCCCGCGCCGGTGGACACCTCCCGGGCGAGGGCCACGTACGACGGCACGACCATCGACGTCCGGGTCCCGAAGCTCCCGCAGATCCCGATCCACCCGGCCTGA